A stretch of DNA from Bacteroidales bacterium:
CAAGATATCCATAAAGAATTAGAGAAAAAAATTGCTGAATTTTTAGGCAAGGAAGATGCCATTTTATTTTCCAGTGCTTTTGATGCCAATGGTGCTTTGTTTGAGCCATTGTTGGGGCCTGAGGATGCCATCATTAGTGATGCATTGAATCATGCTTCCATCATCGATGGGATTAGATTATGCAAGGCAAAGAGATGGGCATATAAGCACAACGATATGAGAGATGTGGAAGAGTTGGATCCTGCCACAGGAAAAATGGCGAAAGGGCTAGAGCGTTGTCTTAAAGAAGCACGGCAAGAGGGCGCTCGATTTATCATGATTGCAACTGACGGGGTTTTTAGTATGGATGGGGATATAGCAAAGCTGGATGAAATTTGTGACCTGGCTGAGAAATACGATGCCATGGTGATGATCGATGATAGTCATGCCACGGGCTTTATGGGTAAAAAAGGTCGTGGTACACATGAATACCATAACGTGATTGAAAGAGTAGATATTATCACGACAACCTTCGGCAAAGCCATGGGAGGTGCATCGGGCGGATGCATAGCAGGACCTAAAACCATCGTTGAATGGCTTCGCAATAAATCTCGTCCCTATTTATTTTCTAATTCTCTTGCACCTGCTATCGTGGGGGCAACCATTCGAGTTATTGATCTACTTTCAGCTTCGACCGAATTGCGTGACAGGCTTGAAAAGAATACCAAACGTTTCCGAAGTATGATGACAGAAGCAGGGTTCGATATTCTCCCTGGTGAGCATCCTATCACTCCCATTATGTTTGGTAAATATCCCGATTCGGCTAAGTTAGCTGGGCAGTTTGCCGATAAGATGTTGGATGAAGGTATTTATGTGATCGCCTTCTCGTATCCTGTGGTTCCAAGAGGAAAAGATAGAATTCGTGTCCAATTGTCAGCAGCTCATACAGATGAACATATTGACCGAGCTGTAGAAGCTTTTGTCAAAGTAGGAAAACATTTTGGAATAATTTAAAGTCAATATGTCTGTTTTTTTTCATGATCCATTACAAGAATTGGAAAAATTGTTTCCATCCAGTTTTACTGCTGATCAACTAGCTAAAGCTAAAACAATATTTCTGAAGGAGCTGGCATTGTTAGCTCATCGTTTTTTTGGGGGCAAGATACAGGTGGTTCCCAAAGCCCCTGTGATAGGTTTTAATTGGTTTAATGTGTGGTATACGCCTGGTGTTTCTGCCATTTCAACTGCCATTAGGGATGAGAACGATGTAAGTTTTGAACTTTCTAATCGCGGCAATTTGGTGGCTGTGGTTTCTGATTCGACTCGTGTGTTGGGAGATGGAGATGTGACTCCCCCAGGAGGATTGGGGGTCATGGAGGGAAAAGCCTTTTTAATGAAGTATTTAGGTGGTGTAGACGCTGTAGCTTTATGTGTGGATAGTAGAGATGAGACGGGGAAGAATAATCCTCGCAAAATCATCGACTTTGTGAAAATGGTTCAGCATAGCTTCGGAGCAATCAACCTTGAAGACATCAGTCAGCCCAATTGTTTTGAGGTTTTGGACGTGCTTCGTGAAGAATGTGATATACCCGTCTGGCACGATGATGCTCAGGGAACTGCAAGTGTTACTCTTGCTGGGGTAATTAATGCTCTTAAACTAGCCGAGAAGAAAATGGACGAAGCGAAGTTTGTGCTGTTTGGTGCTGGTGCGTCGAATACGACCATTGCCCGGTTATTGATCTTGGATGGCGCTAATCCTCATCATATTATTGCGTTTGATAGCAAGGGAGCTCTTCATGCGGGAAGAACCGACATTGAACAAGACAAGCGTTTTTACCGCAAATGGGAATTGTGCCTGCAAACAAATCCAGAGAGAATTGATCGCATAGAAGATGCCATGAAAGGTGCTGATGTTTTAATTTCTCTCTCTACTCCAGGCCCCGACACGGTAAAACAAGATTGGATCCGTCTGATGAACCCGAAAGCCATCGTGTTTGCTTGTGCTAATCCTGTTCCTGAAATATATCCTTGTGCAGCTAAAGAAGCAGGCGCATTTATTGTAGCTACGGGACGTGGTGATTTTCCTAATCAGGTGAATAACTCCATTGGTTTTCCTGGGATTCTCAAAGGAGCTCTTATGGTGAGAGCTCGAAAAATTACTGATGAAATGGCTATAGCTGCTGCTCATGCTGTGGCCGAATTTGCTGAGAAAAAAGGCATTCATCCTGAATACATTGTTCCCACTATGGAGGAGAGCGAAGTGTTTCCTTATGAAGCTGCTTGCGTGGCCATGCAAGCTATTGAGGATGGTGTTGCTAGGCGAAAACTTACTTTCGAAGAAGCTTTGGCATGGGCTAAAAAAGATATTGAATATGCCCAGTCTCTTACTCATGCCATGATGGAACAAGGTTATATACCTGCACCACCCAACGAACTGGTTGAAAAAGCTTTGCAAAAAACACTTGCTAAAATGGGATATGTTTGATTTTCTTCGAGGTCGTGTAGTAGAACTATCACCCGTTCATGTTGTACTTAACGTGAATAATGTTGGTTTTTATTTACATATAACTTTTCCTACGTATGAATTTTTGAGAGGGAAAGATGAAGCGTTACTGTATGTCCATATGATTTTCAAAGAAGAAAATGTGAGTTTGTATGCTTTTTTTAGCCGGGAAGAACGTGAAATATTTCGTCATTTAATTAGTGTTTCTGGTGTTGGTCCTTCCATTGCACGGATGATTCTCTCTTCCGTTGAGCAGTCTCAATTGATTGATGCTGTGATGCATCAAGATTCAACTATACTAAGGAAAGTGAAAGGTGTAGGACAAAAAATTGCTGATAGGATTGTTTTAGAGCTTAAAGATAAATTTGAATCGTTGTCTGCTATTCAAAGCACTCAACGACCTTTACACAATAATTTTGCAAGGGAAGCGTTACTTGCATTGATGCAACTCGGATATCAAAAACAACAAGCTGAAAAAGCAGTCATGAAAGCTATGGATGAATTAAAAGACTTACCCTCACTTAACACAGAACTCGTTTTGCGCCAAGCACTCAAACATATCTAAAAACAGTGGGAAAGTGAAAGTTCTGAGAAACACAATTTTTTTTGCATCGTTTGTTGGCATGTTGATACCAATTTCATGGGTATCACGTCCTGCAAAAACGGAAATTCACTTTGTTTATCCTATTTTTCAAGGAGATCCTCCAGATTCTACCGTAGATGATAGTTTACCTTTCCCTTTCAGGGATCGTTTGTGGTATGAAATACCACCAGACTATGAGCCTCCTCTCTATCTTTCTCTGCCTAAGAACTATAAAGACACTGTGGTTTATGACCCTGAATCGAATGAATACATTATTTATCAGAAAATTGGTAACTTTCATTATCGTTATCCTATCACGTTAAGCAGGGATGAATATATTGAGTATGACTTCGACAGAGCACTTGAACGATACTGGCGTGAACAGGCAAAGGGACAAAAGAAAGTCAAAGACCCTGGTTCTCTTTTTTCGTTCAACATTCCTTTCATGAAAGAGGAATCTCCTTTCGGTTCGAGTACTATCGACATTAGACCTTCTGGTACAGCTGAACTTATTTTTGGGATTAATTCCAACCGACGAGATGATCCTGCTCTAAGTGCCAAACAACGACGAGTTACCAACTTCGATTTTCAGGAGAAAATTCAAATGAACGTTCAGGCAAAAATTGGCGATAAGGTTGACTTTGGCATCAAGTGGAATACGGAGTCAAACTTCGAGTTCGAGAACAAAGTAAAATTAAAATATGAGGGGAAGGAAGATGAGATTATCAAACTGATTGAAGCAGGAGATGTGACCCTGCCTTTAAATAGCACACTTATTACTGGGAGTCAGTCTCTTTTCGGGATAAAAACCAAACTT
This window harbors:
- a CDS encoding glycine C-acetyltransferase; translation: MHKTVVEFLEKEIKVLHESGLYKHERIIESPQGPEIVVKGKKVLNFCANNYLGLSSHPELIKTAHETIDYRGYGMSSVRFICGTQDIHKELEKKIAEFLGKEDAILFSSAFDANGALFEPLLGPEDAIISDALNHASIIDGIRLCKAKRWAYKHNDMRDVEELDPATGKMAKGLERCLKEARQEGARFIMIATDGVFSMDGDIAKLDEICDLAEKYDAMVMIDDSHATGFMGKKGRGTHEYHNVIERVDIITTTFGKAMGGASGGCIAGPKTIVEWLRNKSRPYLFSNSLAPAIVGATIRVIDLLSASTELRDRLEKNTKRFRSMMTEAGFDILPGEHPITPIMFGKYPDSAKLAGQFADKMLDEGIYVIAFSYPVVPRGKDRIRVQLSAAHTDEHIDRAVEAFVKVGKHFGII
- a CDS encoding NADP-dependent malic enzyme, whose protein sequence is MSVFFHDPLQELEKLFPSSFTADQLAKAKTIFLKELALLAHRFFGGKIQVVPKAPVIGFNWFNVWYTPGVSAISTAIRDENDVSFELSNRGNLVAVVSDSTRVLGDGDVTPPGGLGVMEGKAFLMKYLGGVDAVALCVDSRDETGKNNPRKIIDFVKMVQHSFGAINLEDISQPNCFEVLDVLREECDIPVWHDDAQGTASVTLAGVINALKLAEKKMDEAKFVLFGAGASNTTIARLLILDGANPHHIIAFDSKGALHAGRTDIEQDKRFYRKWELCLQTNPERIDRIEDAMKGADVLISLSTPGPDTVKQDWIRLMNPKAIVFACANPVPEIYPCAAKEAGAFIVATGRGDFPNQVNNSIGFPGILKGALMVRARKITDEMAIAAAHAVAEFAEKKGIHPEYIVPTMEESEVFPYEAACVAMQAIEDGVARRKLTFEEALAWAKKDIEYAQSLTHAMMEQGYIPAPPNELVEKALQKTLAKMGYV
- the ruvA gene encoding Holliday junction branch migration protein RuvA gives rise to the protein MFDFLRGRVVELSPVHVVLNVNNVGFYLHITFPTYEFLRGKDEALLYVHMIFKEENVSLYAFFSREEREIFRHLISVSGVGPSIARMILSSVEQSQLIDAVMHQDSTILRKVKGVGQKIADRIVLELKDKFESLSAIQSTQRPLHNNFAREALLALMQLGYQKQQAEKAVMKAMDELKDLPSLNTELVLRQALKHI